The Acidobacteriota bacterium region GGCCGCGATGCGTGATGGCGGTCTATCGAAGGCTGAGATGGCGCGTCGGATGAAGACAAGCCGGTCACAACTTGATCGCCTGCTCAACCCCGAGAACGATTCCGTTACTCTAGCGACTCTGCAGAAAGCGGCCAGGGCTGTCCGCCGTGAAGTGCGATTTGAGCTTGTCTGACGGCTCGTAGTTTGAACGGCTGGGGCAGGTGTCCTGCCCCTGATGCCGACTGGCGGCAAGGTCTCTTTTGTCAACGCTTAACGGCAATCTCTGACTGGGCTGACCACTTGGCGCCAGCCTGGAACGGCCCCGCGGCGGTGTGCTAACCTTTCCCCAATATGGCAGTGAAGAAGAGTCCGGGGAGTCGGGAGAAATGGCCCTCTTACAGCATGGTCGAGCGCCGGAT contains the following coding sequences:
- a CDS encoding helix-turn-helix transcriptional regulator encodes the protein MKKNIGSSFDSWLCEEGIREEVTAVAIKRVLVRQLEAAMRDGGLSKAEMARRMKTSRSQLDRLLNPENDSVTLATLQKAARAVRREVRFELV